One part of the Desulfuromonas acetoxidans DSM 684 genome encodes these proteins:
- a CDS encoding TolC family protein: MSCVVVLLGFYVLGSNCWAGALDALGVPQIISQDIRQRNPSVRSVFDDWQSLQHQVVPARSLDDPQLSIALSNYPVDSLRSDESAMTGNEIRLFQPIPFPGKREQRGLAAQAQANSAKARYQDLITRSVAQGRKIYYALWYVDRSRQRIEDELVELDYLIALGESRYRSGLESQAGVVEAQLTASRLREQLILLQQQQREQLALLNRLRSRPAEYSVMLPETLPLTALENNNDWWQQVGRQARVTSPRARQYQAEIRRAEHQHTLAELDRYPDFTVGLSYRQRQATAMDDGTDFIGAELRLNLPVFQDKQREQIAAAQSQQRGAVNRWQEYQEQMDQEVFALRTQLRSTQQRESLYRAGILAQAQLHYRSRLSAYENDLESFTDVLKSLESWRKRLQDYDAVRRDHQVALATLVELAGDDMVSSLPLTKKEM, translated from the coding sequence GTGTCATGTGTTGTTGTTTTGCTGGGTTTTTATGTCTTGGGCAGCAACTGCTGGGCTGGCGCGCTTGATGCTCTAGGCGTTCCGCAGATCATCAGCCAGGATATCCGCCAGCGCAATCCATCCGTTCGTAGTGTGTTCGACGATTGGCAATCTCTGCAGCACCAGGTGGTTCCTGCGCGTTCACTCGACGATCCGCAACTGTCTATTGCCCTGAGCAACTATCCCGTTGACAGTTTGCGTAGCGATGAAAGTGCCATGACCGGCAATGAGATTCGGTTGTTTCAGCCGATTCCCTTTCCGGGAAAGCGTGAACAGCGTGGCCTGGCTGCTCAGGCACAGGCCAATTCAGCCAAGGCCCGTTATCAGGACCTGATTACACGAAGCGTAGCTCAAGGACGTAAGATCTATTATGCGTTGTGGTATGTCGATCGTTCCCGGCAGCGGATTGAAGACGAATTAGTTGAACTGGATTACCTGATTGCGTTGGGTGAAAGCCGCTACCGTTCCGGTCTTGAATCTCAGGCCGGAGTCGTCGAAGCACAACTGACCGCTTCTCGTCTGCGTGAACAGCTGATTCTGCTCCAACAACAGCAACGTGAACAACTCGCCTTGCTAAATCGACTACGTAGCCGTCCCGCAGAATATAGTGTGATGCTGCCGGAAACACTTCCTTTGACCGCTCTGGAAAACAACAACGACTGGTGGCAACAGGTTGGTCGCCAAGCGCGTGTCACCAGTCCGCGTGCTCGCCAATATCAGGCAGAGATTCGTCGTGCCGAACACCAACACACTCTTGCTGAATTAGACCGCTACCCTGATTTTACCGTTGGCCTCAGTTATCGTCAGCGTCAGGCTACGGCCATGGATGACGGCACTGACTTTATCGGCGCGGAGCTGCGTTTAAATTTGCCGGTTTTTCAGGATAAGCAACGAGAACAGATTGCTGCGGCCCAGTCGCAACAGCGTGGTGCCGTTAACCGTTGGCAGGAATATCAGGAGCAGATGGATCAGGAGGTCTTCGCGTTACGCACGCAATTACGTAGCACACAACAACGCGAGTCACTGTACCGGGCGGGCATTCTGGCCCAGGCGCAGTTGCATTATCGTTCCCGTCTTAGCGCCTATGAAAACGATCTGGAAAGTTTCACCGATGTCTTGAAAAGTCTCGAATCCTGGCGCAAACGCTTACAGGACTACGATGCTGTACGGCGTGATCATCAAGTGGCCTTGGCAACCCTGGTAGAGCTGGCGGGTGATGACATGGTGTCCTCATTACCGTTAACCAAAAAGGAGATGTGA
- the bamD gene encoding outer membrane protein assembly factor BamD, translating into MQRTLILLLTLLALAACSSNKSATQTASPATSEAMRELQKGEIAMEKEHYLAAIEHWQKVRDSFTSPELTALAELKIGDAYYAQEDYISAVASYEDFLKKHPGHTQTASVMYRLGKSHFAQLLSADRDQTATRNALATFEQLLKNYPDSIDPQELNSYIEQCHNRLAANEAYIGRFYLKTKRYTAAISRLENITNTYPNYPNLTGVLFDLARAQKFDGKSDQALATLSLLQQRPVDEDLQEEINEFREDHNI; encoded by the coding sequence ATGCAACGTACTCTTATTCTTCTTCTGACCCTTCTGGCCCTGGCGGCCTGTTCATCCAATAAATCTGCAACTCAGACGGCTTCACCTGCGACCAGTGAAGCTATGCGTGAGCTGCAAAAGGGTGAAATTGCCATGGAGAAAGAGCATTACCTTGCAGCCATTGAACACTGGCAAAAAGTTCGCGACAGCTTCACCTCACCCGAGTTGACAGCCCTTGCAGAACTGAAGATTGGCGATGCCTATTACGCTCAAGAAGACTATATCTCTGCCGTTGCTTCGTACGAAGACTTTCTCAAGAAGCATCCAGGGCACACACAGACAGCATCGGTGATGTATCGTTTAGGCAAATCACACTTTGCCCAACTCCTCAGCGCTGACCGCGACCAGACCGCAACACGAAACGCGTTGGCAACATTTGAACAACTGCTGAAAAACTATCCGGACAGCATCGATCCCCAGGAGCTGAACAGCTACATTGAGCAGTGCCATAACCGCTTGGCAGCCAATGAAGCTTATATCGGTCGTTTCTACTTGAAAACAAAGCGCTACACGGCTGCAATCAGCCGCCTGGAAAATATCACCAACACCTACCCGAACTATCCCAACCTGACTGGTGTCCTCTTTGACCTGGCTCGTGCCCAGAAATTCGACGGCAAATCGGATCAGGCATTAGCAACCTTAAGCCTTCTTCAACAGCGCCCTGTTGATGAAGACCTGCAAGAAGAGATCAACGAGTTTCGCGAAGATCACAATATCTAA
- the rpoH gene encoding RNA polymerase sigma factor RpoH, translating to MSNLPLVIDGFDHYMAQISQFEPLDRETEYELANRYRKNNDLDAAHKLVCANLRFVVKIAYEYQAYGLKMIDLVQEGNIGLMKAIKKFDPDRNIRLISYAVWWIRAYIHNYIINAWSLVKIGTTQARKKLFFKLKQTRDALQKMGNDADHAEIARQLNVSTDEVAEMSVRLGGRDSSLDGQLTPDSTTSHLDTLVDHDKDQEQRLIELEHESLTTHRVQQALSHLNEREQHIVHSRILQDDKATLQDLADQYGISKERVRQLEKRALEKLKNLLIEQGVDAA from the coding sequence ATGTCAAATCTCCCCTTGGTTATTGACGGTTTTGATCATTATATGGCTCAGATCAGCCAGTTTGAACCTCTGGACCGTGAGACCGAGTATGAGCTGGCTAATCGCTACCGCAAAAACAACGATCTCGATGCTGCCCACAAACTGGTGTGTGCCAACCTGCGTTTTGTTGTCAAAATCGCTTATGAATACCAGGCCTACGGCCTGAAAATGATCGACCTGGTTCAGGAAGGCAATATCGGTCTGATGAAGGCCATTAAAAAATTTGACCCGGATCGCAATATCCGCCTGATCAGCTATGCCGTGTGGTGGATACGCGCCTATATTCACAACTACATCATCAACGCTTGGTCCCTGGTCAAAATCGGCACAACTCAGGCCCGAAAAAAGCTATTTTTCAAGCTCAAACAAACGCGCGATGCCCTGCAAAAAATGGGAAATGATGCGGACCATGCCGAGATCGCTCGACAACTCAATGTGTCCACGGATGAAGTGGCCGAGATGAGTGTCCGGCTGGGGGGCCGGGACAGTTCACTCGATGGTCAACTCACGCCGGACAGCACGACCAGCCATCTTGACACTCTGGTTGACCACGACAAAGACCAGGAACAACGGCTCATTGAGCTCGAGCACGAAAGTCTGACCACTCATCGAGTCCAGCAGGCTCTTTCACATCTGAACGAGAGGGAACAGCACATCGTACACAGTCGCATCCTGCAGGACGATAAAGCCACGTTACAAGACCTTGCCGACCAGTACGGGATCAGTAAGGAAAGGGTTCGCCAACTGGAAAAGCGCGCTCTTGAAAAGCTCAAAAACCTGCTGATTGAACAAGGAGTCGACGCGGCATAA
- a CDS encoding efflux RND transporter permease subunit, whose protein sequence is MLKALIAASVRHRFLVVLITLVLVMAGVYVLRATPVDAIPDLSDVQVIVYSDYAGQAPQVVEDQVTYPLTTRLLSVPQAKTVRGYSFFGSSFVYVIFEDGTDLYWARARVLESLNTAAGQLPDGVVPSLGPDASGVGWVYQYEVTSDQHDLQQLRSIQDWFLRYELTAVEGVSEVASIGGYVKQYQVRIDPNRLRGYGLTLAEVRRAIAASNEDVGARLLEMGETEFMVRGLGYIRSVADLEAIPLREVGGRYVLLGDVARIQIGPELRRGVAESNGDGETVGGIIVMRSGENALATIERVKQRLTELQAGLPEGVTIHPVYDRSALIERAIDHLSTKLIEECVVVALVIVLFLFHLPSAGVVVLTLPVAILMAFLIMNGQGINANIMSLGGIAIAIGAMVDASIIMIENAHKHLEHPSGDEPHQQVILRAAQEVGPTLFFSLAVITLSFLPIFTLTDQAGRLFKPLAYTKTYAMAAAAVLAVTLVPALMVWFVRGRIRPEQANPINRLLMRLYHPLVALVLRWRKTTLLVTLVLVLSSLYPLSHLGSEFMPPLDEGDLLYMPTTLPGISTNKARELLQQTDKIIASFPEVANVFGKAGRAETATDPAPLSMLETTIQLKDQRYWRRITVERFYSDWPQALQHPLRTLWPDQRPITRKELVTLLNQAIQFPGLTNAWTMPIRTRIDMLSTGIKTPVGIKVQGTDLETLNQVGQQLEAVVGQLPNTLSVYAERVMGGRYVDIDIDRLAAARHGLTVGAVQDVIQTAIGGMTVTHTVEGAERYPVNVRYARDYRSDLDALDQVRLAAPSGRSVPLKEVAQVSVKSGPAAIKSENARKTLWVYVDLNTDDVGGYVQRAHQAVAAQVPLPAGVSLVWSGQFEYMQQTRSRLLMIVPLTLVVIFILIYASTRCPMKTAIVFLAMPFSLVGAFWCLYALDYNLSVAVWVGLIALAGLDAETGVIMMLYLSMAEDQWRNEGRLVNRHDLKLAIFDGAVKRIRPKVMTVGTVILGLAPIMWSHGTGSEIMKRIAAPMVAGVTTSAIMELLVYPVIWYVWKSRNLAESTEHHNEVSHQPSK, encoded by the coding sequence ATGCTCAAAGCACTGATTGCTGCCTCCGTGCGTCATCGTTTCCTCGTGGTGCTGATCACTCTGGTGCTGGTGATGGCCGGTGTTTACGTGTTGCGCGCAACGCCGGTGGACGCCATTCCCGACTTGTCCGACGTGCAGGTGATTGTCTATAGCGATTACGCCGGGCAAGCCCCCCAAGTGGTGGAAGATCAGGTGACCTATCCGTTGACCACGCGTCTACTGTCTGTTCCCCAGGCCAAGACGGTGCGTGGCTATTCGTTTTTCGGCAGTTCGTTTGTCTACGTGATTTTTGAGGACGGCACCGACCTTTACTGGGCCAGGGCGCGCGTGCTCGAATCCCTTAACACCGCTGCCGGTCAACTGCCGGACGGCGTGGTTCCCAGTCTGGGGCCGGATGCCAGCGGTGTCGGCTGGGTCTACCAGTATGAAGTGACCAGTGATCAGCATGACTTGCAGCAATTGCGCTCCATTCAGGATTGGTTTCTGCGCTATGAGCTGACTGCCGTCGAAGGGGTTTCCGAGGTGGCGAGCATCGGAGGCTATGTCAAACAATATCAGGTACGGATCGATCCCAACCGGCTGCGTGGCTACGGCCTGACTCTGGCTGAGGTGCGCCGAGCCATTGCCGCGAGCAATGAGGATGTCGGTGCCCGCCTGCTTGAGATGGGCGAAACTGAGTTCATGGTGCGCGGTCTCGGCTATATCCGCTCCGTGGCTGATCTCGAAGCGATTCCACTGCGTGAAGTGGGTGGTCGCTACGTCCTGCTTGGCGATGTGGCGCGGATTCAGATCGGACCGGAGTTGCGCCGTGGCGTGGCCGAATCCAATGGTGATGGGGAAACCGTCGGCGGCATCATTGTCATGCGTTCCGGTGAGAATGCCCTGGCGACTATTGAGCGCGTCAAACAGCGCCTCACAGAATTACAGGCCGGTTTGCCCGAGGGGGTAACCATTCACCCGGTTTATGACCGCTCCGCTCTGATTGAGCGGGCCATTGATCACCTCAGCACCAAACTGATTGAAGAGTGCGTGGTGGTGGCATTAGTGATCGTCCTGTTTTTGTTTCACCTGCCCAGTGCCGGTGTGGTGGTGCTGACACTGCCGGTGGCGATTCTCATGGCGTTCTTGATCATGAACGGGCAGGGGATTAACGCCAATATCATGAGTCTGGGCGGCATAGCCATTGCCATCGGCGCCATGGTCGATGCGTCGATCATCATGATCGAAAATGCCCATAAACACTTGGAGCATCCCAGTGGTGACGAACCCCACCAGCAGGTGATTTTGCGTGCCGCCCAGGAGGTGGGACCGACCCTGTTTTTCTCCCTGGCGGTGATCACCCTGTCGTTCCTGCCGATTTTTACTCTGACCGATCAGGCTGGACGCCTGTTCAAACCGCTGGCCTATACCAAGACCTATGCCATGGCCGCTGCCGCGGTGCTGGCCGTGACCCTGGTGCCGGCGTTGATGGTGTGGTTTGTCCGCGGACGCATCCGCCCGGAGCAGGCCAATCCCATCAATCGGCTGTTGATGCGTCTCTACCATCCTTTGGTGGCTCTGGTGCTGCGCTGGCGCAAAACCACGTTGCTGGTCACACTGGTGCTGGTGTTGTCGTCGCTCTATCCATTGTCTCATCTGGGGTCGGAGTTTATGCCGCCGCTCGATGAGGGTGATCTGCTCTATATGCCGACCACTCTGCCGGGCATTTCCACGAACAAAGCGCGAGAGCTGTTACAGCAGACCGACAAAATCATCGCCTCATTTCCAGAAGTGGCCAATGTGTTCGGCAAGGCCGGTCGGGCGGAAACCGCCACCGATCCGGCCCCGTTATCCATGCTGGAGACAACCATTCAATTGAAAGACCAGCGCTATTGGCGACGGATTACTGTCGAGCGTTTTTACAGCGATTGGCCGCAAGCCCTGCAACACCCCTTACGCACCCTGTGGCCGGATCAGCGTCCCATTACCCGTAAGGAACTGGTCACTTTGTTGAATCAGGCCATCCAGTTCCCCGGTTTGACCAATGCCTGGACCATGCCGATCCGGACCCGCATCGATATGCTGTCCACCGGCATCAAAACCCCGGTGGGGATCAAGGTTCAGGGCACTGATCTGGAAACCCTCAATCAGGTGGGACAACAGCTTGAAGCCGTCGTCGGTCAACTCCCTAATACGCTGAGTGTTTATGCTGAACGGGTGATGGGCGGACGCTATGTGGATATTGACATTGATCGGCTTGCTGCCGCTCGCCATGGCCTGACCGTCGGGGCGGTTCAGGATGTGATCCAAACCGCCATTGGTGGCATGACCGTGACCCACACGGTTGAAGGGGCCGAGCGTTATCCGGTGAATGTGCGCTATGCCCGTGATTACCGTAGTGATCTTGACGCGTTGGATCAGGTGCGCCTTGCCGCGCCATCCGGGCGCTCGGTGCCGCTCAAAGAGGTGGCCCAGGTGTCGGTGAAATCGGGCCCGGCAGCCATCAAGAGTGAAAATGCCCGCAAAACCCTGTGGGTCTATGTGGATCTCAACACCGATGATGTCGGTGGCTATGTGCAGCGTGCCCATCAGGCGGTGGCTGCGCAGGTCCCGTTACCGGCAGGTGTCAGTCTGGTGTGGAGCGGGCAGTTTGAATATATGCAGCAGACCCGGTCACGGTTGCTGATGATCGTGCCGCTGACTCTGGTGGTGATCTTTATTCTCATTTATGCCAGCACCCGCTGCCCGATGAAGACCGCCATTGTTTTTCTGGCCATGCCGTTTTCACTGGTCGGCGCGTTCTGGTGCCTCTATGCGCTCGATTACAACCTGTCGGTCGCTGTGTGGGTCGGACTCATCGCCCTGGCAGGTCTCGATGCTGAAACCGGTGTCATCATGATGCTCTATTTGTCGATGGCGGAAGATCAGTGGCGGAACGAAGGACGGCTGGTGAACCGTCATGATCTGAAATTGGCGATTTTCGATGGGGCCGTGAAGCGCATTCGCCCCAAAGTCATGACGGTCGGCACCGTCATTCTCGGGCTGGCACCGATCATGTGGAGCCACGGCACCGGTTCGGAAATTATGAAACGGATTGCCGCGCCCATGGTCGCCGGAGTGACGACCTCGGCAATCATGGAACTGCTTGTTTACCCCGTGATCTGGTACGTGTGGAAATCCAGAAATCTTGCGGAATCCACCGAACACCACAATGAAGTTTCTCACCAACCCAGTAAATAA
- a CDS encoding efflux RND transporter periplasmic adaptor subunit, which produces MKRTVWFIGVAMIAAFAAVFVLTETRHSSGKQAVHQHDETEQHQQWTCGMHPQVIRDEPGLCPICAMELTPLIQSSQGQTAETPAATIKYWVDPEDPTFVRHDEGLSPAGVPLVPVYEGHATYGSVIHIDPVMVQNMGIRTATVERGTLSATLRTIGRVHIDEQGQYNINSKIAGWVERLFVNVTGQQVKAGQPLLELYSPQLVSAQQELLLAARYRHNLDPKADSALRESADRLFESARIRLQRWDITTAQIDALLKRDEVRKTMTLYAPHNGVVTMKNVREGEAVKAGQTLLELSDFSQVWVQAEIYEQDRARVSEGLPVTVAIPGDSRPTRGYSGRIDYLYPYVDTLTQTVQARIVLNNADGSLEPQRFVDVVITLPPQNDALLIPADAVVDSGERQLVFIARPGGTFEPRPVRLGPRDDQGRVAVQQGLFDGEKVVVSAQFLLDSETQLREALRKMTMDNAEETAPEPSADLEALF; this is translated from the coding sequence ATGAAGCGAACTGTCTGGTTTATCGGTGTGGCCATGATTGCCGCCTTTGCTGCTGTTTTTGTTTTGACCGAGACGCGACATTCCTCTGGAAAACAGGCCGTCCATCAGCACGATGAAACGGAACAGCACCAGCAGTGGACCTGCGGTATGCATCCGCAGGTGATCCGTGATGAACCGGGACTGTGCCCCATTTGCGCGATGGAGTTGACTCCTTTGATTCAGTCTTCGCAAGGGCAAACCGCTGAAACGCCAGCGGCCACCATCAAATACTGGGTTGATCCCGAGGATCCGACCTTTGTTCGTCACGATGAGGGGCTTTCGCCAGCCGGTGTGCCGCTGGTGCCGGTTTATGAAGGCCATGCCACCTATGGTTCGGTGATCCATATTGATCCGGTGATGGTTCAAAATATGGGCATCCGCACGGCCACGGTGGAGCGTGGCACGTTGAGTGCCACCTTGCGTACCATCGGCCGGGTGCATATTGATGAGCAAGGCCAATACAACATTAACAGCAAAATTGCCGGGTGGGTGGAACGGCTGTTTGTCAATGTCACCGGCCAGCAGGTCAAAGCCGGTCAACCGTTGCTGGAGCTGTATAGTCCGCAACTGGTGTCTGCCCAGCAGGAATTGCTTCTCGCTGCCCGTTATCGTCACAACCTGGACCCCAAAGCCGACAGCGCATTACGTGAGTCGGCAGATCGCCTGTTTGAGTCAGCGCGTATTCGCCTGCAGCGTTGGGACATCACCACGGCGCAGATTGATGCGCTGTTAAAACGCGATGAGGTGCGTAAAACCATGACCCTGTATGCGCCGCACAACGGTGTGGTGACGATGAAGAATGTTCGCGAAGGAGAAGCCGTCAAGGCCGGGCAGACGCTGCTTGAACTCAGCGATTTCAGCCAGGTGTGGGTGCAGGCGGAGATTTATGAACAGGATCGCGCGCGCGTCAGTGAAGGCTTGCCGGTGACGGTTGCCATCCCGGGCGATAGCCGCCCCACACGGGGCTACAGTGGCCGAATCGATTATCTGTATCCGTATGTTGATACGCTGACCCAGACCGTGCAGGCGCGGATTGTGCTGAATAATGCCGATGGCTCTTTGGAGCCGCAACGCTTTGTCGATGTGGTGATCACCTTGCCGCCGCAAAACGATGCCCTGCTGATTCCTGCCGATGCCGTGGTGGACAGTGGCGAGCGGCAGCTGGTGTTTATCGCCCGTCCGGGCGGCACGTTTGAACCGCGTCCGGTTCGATTGGGTCCGCGTGATGATCAGGGCCGCGTCGCCGTTCAGCAGGGTTTATTTGATGGGGAAAAGGTTGTTGTCTCCGCCCAGTTCCTGCTTGATTCCGAGACGCAACTGCGTGAGGCTTTGCGCAAAATGACCATGGATAACGCTGAAGAAACAGCGCCTGAACCATCCGCTGATCTGGAGGCGTTGTTTTGA
- a CDS encoding acetyl-CoA hydrolase/transferase C-terminal domain-containing protein, whose amino-acid sequence MSEFGTLDSRVHRKALLDKVVSAEECIQFFKSGMDLGWSGFTPAGYPKAVPIALADHVEKNNLQGQLKFNLFIGASVGAETEDRWASLDMIDRRWPYQTGKNIAKGINEGRIRMGDKHLSLFAQDLGYGFYTPKIDIAIIEVSEILADGSLVPTSSCGVIGEILMIADKIIVEVNTGQPSFRGMHDCIIPQTPPNRQPFLITKASDRIGTESFPCDPDKIIAVVESKNRDKGRAFADADETSEAIAGHIMQFFADEVKAGRLPENLLPLQSGVGSIANAVVGGLAKGPFKNLTVYTEVLQDTMLDLFDSGKLDAASSCSLSLSETPGFPRFFDNWDKYADKITLRPLSIANAPEPIRRLGCIAMNTPVEFDMYAHANSTLVGGTRMINGLGGSGDFLRNGYLKIMHSPSVRPSKTDPTGITCVVPKAPHIDHTEHDLDVLVTEQGLADLRGLAPKDRAQTIIDKCVHPEYKPIIQEYFDMAKKECLGKSVGHEPQLFDRCFKMQQNLAQNGTMKIKNWDIKVDLCE is encoded by the coding sequence ATGTCTGAATTCGGAACGCTCGACAGTCGCGTACACCGTAAGGCGCTGCTCGACAAAGTAGTTTCTGCAGAAGAATGCATCCAGTTCTTCAAAAGCGGTATGGATCTTGGTTGGTCTGGTTTTACCCCGGCTGGTTACCCCAAAGCGGTACCCATCGCCCTGGCCGATCACGTTGAGAAGAACAACCTGCAAGGTCAATTGAAGTTCAACCTGTTCATCGGTGCCTCTGTTGGTGCTGAAACTGAGGATCGTTGGGCATCACTGGACATGATTGATCGCCGCTGGCCCTACCAGACCGGCAAAAATATTGCTAAAGGGATCAACGAAGGTCGCATCCGTATGGGTGACAAGCACCTTTCGCTGTTTGCCCAAGATCTGGGTTACGGCTTCTACACTCCAAAGATCGACATTGCCATCATTGAAGTTTCCGAAATCCTTGCTGATGGCTCTCTTGTTCCGACATCTTCCTGTGGTGTTATCGGTGAGATTCTGATGATTGCTGACAAGATCATCGTTGAGGTCAACACGGGACAACCCTCTTTCCGCGGCATGCACGACTGCATCATCCCCCAAACTCCACCGAATCGCCAGCCGTTCCTGATCACTAAAGCCAGTGATCGTATCGGCACCGAATCATTCCCTTGCGATCCGGACAAGATCATCGCCGTTGTTGAGTCCAAAAATCGCGACAAAGGTCGTGCTTTTGCCGATGCTGACGAGACATCTGAAGCGATTGCCGGTCACATCATGCAATTCTTTGCAGACGAAGTGAAAGCTGGGCGTCTGCCTGAAAACCTGCTGCCCCTACAATCCGGTGTTGGTTCCATTGCTAACGCGGTTGTCGGCGGCCTAGCTAAAGGTCCTTTCAAGAATTTGACTGTATATACCGAGGTACTTCAGGATACTATGCTCGACCTGTTCGACTCCGGTAAGCTGGATGCAGCATCCTCCTGCTCCCTGTCTCTGTCCGAAACGCCGGGCTTTCCCCGCTTCTTCGACAACTGGGACAAGTATGCGGACAAAATCACTCTGCGTCCCCTGTCAATCGCCAATGCCCCTGAGCCGATCCGTCGTCTCGGTTGTATCGCCATGAACACACCTGTCGAGTTTGATATGTACGCCCACGCTAACTCCACTCTGGTTGGCGGCACCCGCATGATCAATGGTCTCGGCGGCTCCGGTGACTTCCTGCGCAACGGCTACCTGAAGATCATGCACTCCCCTTCAGTGCGCCCGAGCAAAACGGATCCGACCGGCATCACTTGCGTGGTTCCCAAGGCACCTCACATTGACCACACCGAGCACGACCTCGATGTACTGGTTACCGAGCAAGGCCTGGCTGACCTGCGTGGCCTGGCACCGAAAGATCGTGCCCAAACCATCATCGACAAGTGTGTACATCCGGAGTACAAGCCAATTATTCAAGAATACTTCGACATGGCCAAGAAAGAGTGCTTGGGCAAAAGCGTTGGACACGAGCCACAACTGTTCGACCGCTGCTTCAAAATGCAACAGAACCTTGCTCAAAACGGCACGATGAAAATCAAGAACTGGGATATCAAAGTCGACCTGTGCGAATAG